In Methermicoccus shengliensis DSM 18856, a single genomic region encodes these proteins:
- a CDS encoding triphosphoribosyl-dephospho-CoA synthase, producing MSKEQEHALRIAQCAQLAMLLEVSATPKPGNVDRTHDFEDTSFEHFLASAVGALPALVRASSSSFGVGALIRDAVAESMRWHRGGNTHFGTFLLFVPLCMAAGRHAELVFTPRLGSYLRSSASHIVRTTTVDDSLDFLEAFHMARVKVKDVDTLDINQEQTALEIQNRGITLFDLMQMSARYDLVAREWVCGFEESFASAKMITELRARHTLNDAVLVTFLHNLAKRPDTFIAAKQGDEVAMEVSQRACNIVRHLEARGLHDSLAMIEQFDNELVSAHINPGSTADIVGAGLLIALLEGMVV from the coding sequence ATGAGTAAGGAGCAGGAGCATGCCCTCAGAATTGCGCAGTGTGCACAGCTTGCCATGCTGCTCGAGGTCTCTGCCACCCCAAAGCCGGGAAACGTCGACCGCACCCACGACTTTGAGGACACTTCGTTTGAGCACTTTCTGGCATCCGCTGTCGGAGCGCTTCCAGCTCTCGTGAGGGCATCATCCTCGAGCTTTGGTGTGGGTGCCCTCATCAGGGATGCAGTGGCCGAGAGCATGCGATGGCACAGAGGGGGAAACACCCATTTTGGAACGTTTCTCCTCTTTGTTCCGCTGTGCATGGCCGCTGGAAGGCACGCAGAGCTGGTCTTCACGCCACGGCTCGGCTCTTATCTTCGAAGCTCTGCATCCCACATCGTGAGGACGACCACCGTTGACGACTCCCTCGATTTTCTGGAGGCATTTCACATGGCACGCGTAAAGGTGAAGGACGTGGACACACTCGACATCAACCAAGAGCAAACGGCGCTGGAGATTCAGAACAGGGGCATTACGCTGTTCGACCTCATGCAGATGTCTGCAAGATACGACCTCGTGGCTCGAGAGTGGGTGTGTGGGTTTGAGGAGAGCTTTGCGAGTGCAAAAATGATCACAGAGCTGAGAGCGCGCCACACGCTAAACGATGCCGTGCTGGTCACCTTCCTGCACAATCTTGCCAAAAGACCAGATACATTCATAGCTGCCAAGCAGGGGGATGAGGTCGCCATGGAGGTGTCTCAGAGGGCGTGCAATATCGTGCGCCATCTGGAGGCTCGAGGTCTCCATGACTCACTGGCAATGATAGAGCAGTTCGACAATGAGCTGGTATCTGCCCACATCAACCCGGGAAGCACTGCCGACATAGTGGGGGCCGGGCTTCTTATAGCGCTTCTGGAGGGGATGGTGGTATAG